From one Humulus lupulus chromosome 8, drHumLupu1.1, whole genome shotgun sequence genomic stretch:
- the LOC133797864 gene encoding uncharacterized protein LOC133797864, translating to MPRTTTLECPGCPPLRALTFDALGLIKVIEARGKQGGLPKIVERWGEPDASKSVIAASMVDAKHDPMLAVARKNGTIEVLNPLNGNLRFAISNVGDTGRPEVDAIAGLHLFARNRLESESKSCTFLTCSANGKANMRSFEDISSADSASMGSSKTWDVCTSGNIQCFKVDGSENYALFGGKGVEMNVCDLNECTKIWTAKSPPKNSLGIFTPTWFTSATFLSKDDHRKFVAGTNSHQVRLYDISAQRRPVISFDFRETPIKAVAEDLDGHTIYIGNGSGDLASVDMRTGKLLGSFLGKCSGSIRSIARHPELPVIASCGLDSYLRLWDVRTRQLLAAVFLKQHLSSVIIDSNFSEEDVAYSTRDPAVEETPTANDYKDGDEQGRQDVERKKPSKEKKAKKGSKQKIRSNEKSTEDEGSKKVSKKKNRSTEMSTEDDGSKKSSKKKRSSEISTEDEGSKKLIKKKKKSNQICAEDEGNKKLKSKKRLKHEKLDD from the exons ATGCCTCGCACAACGACATTGGAGTGCCCCGGTTGCCCTCCGCTTAGAGCTCTCACCTTCGACGCACTTGGTCTCATAAAAG TTATTGAAGCTCGGGGCAAGCAAGGAGGTCTTCCGAAGATCGTAGAGAGATGGGGCGAGCCGGACGCCTCCAAATCCGTGATTGCAGCTTCAATGGTGGACGCCAAACACGACCCA ATGTTAGCTGTTGCAAGAAAAAATGGCACG ATTGAGGTTCTCAATCCTCTTAATGGGAATCTTCGTTTTGCAATTTCTAATGTTGGTGATACTGGTCGACCTGAAGTTGATGCTATTGCTGGGCTGCATTTATTTGCAAGAAATAGATTGGAATCAGAATCCAA gtCTTGCACTTTTCTTACTTGTTCGGCAAATGGGAAAGCAAACATGAGGTCCTTTGAAGATATCTCATCTGCAGATTCTGCCTCAATGGGATCTTCAAAAACATGGGATGTCTGCACGTCTGGTAATATTCAATGTTTCAAGGTGGATGGAAGTGAAAACTATGCATTATTTGGAGG GAAGGGAGTGGAGATGAATGTATGCGATCTCAACGAGTGTACAAAGATTTGGACTGCAAAATCT CCTCCTAAGAACAGTCTTGGCATTTTTACCCCAACTTGGTTCACATCTGCCACTTTCCTCAGTAAAGATGATCATCGTAAATTTGTGGCTGGTACTAACAGTCATCAG GTTCGCCTCTATGATATTTCTGCTCAGAGAAGGCCTGTTATATCCTTTGATTTCCGGGAGACCCCTATTAAAGCAGTGGCTGAAGATTTAGATGGCCACACAATCTATATAGGGAATGGATCTGGTGACCTTGCGTCTGTTGACATGCGTACTG GCAAATTGTTAGGATCTTTCTTGGGCAAGTGTTCTGGAAGCATTAGATCGATAGCCAGGCACCCAGAGCTTCCAGTGATAGCATCATGTG GATTGGATAGCTATCTACGTCTGTGGGATGTAAGGACACGGCAATTGCTTGCTGCG GTTTTTCTGAAGCAGCACCTTTCCAGTGTTATTATTGATTCCAATTTCAGTGAAGAAG ATGTTGCCTACTCTACAAGAGATCCCGCAGTTGAAGAAACACCGACTGCCAATGATTATAAAGATGGAGATGAGCAAGGTCGACAAGATGTGGAAAGGAAGAAACCTTCGAAAGAGAAGAAAGCGAAGAAAGGAAGTAAACAAAAAATTAGAAGCAATGAAAAATCTACAGAAGATGAAGGAAGCAAGAAGGTaagtaaaaagaaaaatagaagcacTGAAATGTCAACAGAAGATGACGGAAGCAAGAAGTCGAGTAAAAAGAAGAGAAGCAGTGAAATATCTACAGAAGATGAGGGAAGCAAGAAGCTaattaagaagaaaaagaaaagtaatcAGATATGTGCAGAAGATGAAGGAAACAAGAAGCTGAAGTCCAAGAAAAGATTAAAGCACGAGAAACTCGATGATTAA
- the LOC133797866 gene encoding uncharacterized protein LOC133797866 isoform X2, whose protein sequence is MSLPASQYSVLDAERIERVDDSTFRCYVYRIKFFSFEVCPVLLVRVEEQPKGCSIKLLSCKLEGSPMVVAQNDKFDAFMENIVSCDSDQGEDLSVEQLTSEAVIEVSIEVPFAFFPIPVQAFESTGAQVLDQVLKIMLPRFMAQLVKDYQAWASGDTSRQPLGTGEI, encoded by the exons ATGAGTTTACCGGCGAGCCAGTACTCGGTTTTAGATGCGGAGAGAATAGAAAGAGTGGATGACAGCACTTTCAGGTGTTATGTGTATAGAATCAAGTTCTTTTCTTTCGAGGTTTGCCCCGTTCTGCTTGTTAGAGTAGAAGAACAGCCCAAAGGGTGCTCCATTAAGCTCCTATCTTGCAAG CTTGAAGGTTCGCCAATGGTGGTTGCTCAGAATGACAAATTTGACG CTTTCATGGAGAATATTGTATCATGTGATAGTGACCAAGGAGAAGACTTATCGGTGGAACAACTCACTTCAGAGGCTGTCATTGAG GTTAGCATTGAGGTTCCTTTTGCATTTTTCCCAATTCCAGTGCAAGCCTTTGAATCAACTGGTGCCCAAGTCCTCGATCAAGTTCTAAAGATCATGCTTCCTCGCTTTATGGCACAG CTTGTAAAGGATTATCAAGCATGGGCTTCTGGTGATACCTCAAGGCAGCCTTTAGGAACAGGTGAGATTTAA
- the LOC133797866 gene encoding uncharacterized protein LOC133797866 isoform X1: MALRATTSSSSSSCPVKLGPISYPQRNPRSSLSFNHVLLGLSSSESSRPSLRVSANSKPRVRFAARRTESVPVRQLARPLSEYMSLPASQYSVLDAERIERVDDSTFRCYVYRIKFFSFEVCPVLLVRVEEQPKGCSIKLLSCKLEGSPMVVAQNDKFDAFMENIVSCDSDQGEDLSVEQLTSEAVIEVSIEVPFAFFPIPVQAFESTGAQVLDQVLKIMLPRFMAQLVKDYQAWASGDTSRQPLGTGEI; the protein is encoded by the exons ATGGCACTACGCGCCACTAcatcatcatcttcatcttcttgcCCTGTAAAACTCGGGCCCATTTCGTATCCGCAGAGAAACCCTAGGAGTTCTCTCAGCTTTAACCATGTTTTATTGGGTTTATCTTCCTCCGAATCCTCGAGGCCTTCGCTTCGCGTTTCGGCCAATTCGAAACCCAGAGTCCGTTTCGCCGCTCGCCGGACCGAGTCCGTTCCGGTTCGACAGCTCGCACGGCCTCTAA GTGAGTACATGAGTTTACCGGCGAGCCAGTACTCGGTTTTAGATGCGGAGAGAATAGAAAGAGTGGATGACAGCACTTTCAGGTGTTATGTGTATAGAATCAAGTTCTTTTCTTTCGAGGTTTGCCCCGTTCTGCTTGTTAGAGTAGAAGAACAGCCCAAAGGGTGCTCCATTAAGCTCCTATCTTGCAAG CTTGAAGGTTCGCCAATGGTGGTTGCTCAGAATGACAAATTTGACG CTTTCATGGAGAATATTGTATCATGTGATAGTGACCAAGGAGAAGACTTATCGGTGGAACAACTCACTTCAGAGGCTGTCATTGAG GTTAGCATTGAGGTTCCTTTTGCATTTTTCCCAATTCCAGTGCAAGCCTTTGAATCAACTGGTGCCCAAGTCCTCGATCAAGTTCTAAAGATCATGCTTCCTCGCTTTATGGCACAG CTTGTAAAGGATTATCAAGCATGGGCTTCTGGTGATACCTCAAGGCAGCCTTTAGGAACAGGTGAGATTTAA
- the LOC133797865 gene encoding mitochondrial pyruvate carrier 1 translates to MASFRAFLNSPVGPKTTHFWGPIANWGFVAAGLVDMQKPPEMISGNMTAAMCVYSALFMRFAWMVQPRNYLLLACHASNETVQLYQLSRWAKGQGYLSEKKEEKEEKDKAVSQ, encoded by the exons ATGGCTTCATTCCGAGCATTCTTGAACAGTCCAGTTGGTCCCAAAACAACTCATTTTTGGGGCCCCATTGCTAATTGGGGGTTCGTTGCTGCG GGGTTGGTGGACATGCAAAAACCTCCAGAAATGATCTCTGGGAACATGACTGCAG CAATGTGTGTCTATTCGGCATTGTTCATGAGATTTGCATGGATGGTACAGCCTCGTAACTATCTGCTTTTGGCGTGCCATGCTTCAAATGAAACTGTACAACTATATCAATTATCCCGCTGGGCAAAGGGTCAAGG GTACTTGTcagagaagaaagaagagaaagaagagaaagacAAAGCTGTGTCTCAGTAA